GTAGCAGAGCAAGATTATGGGATCACAGATCCTGATATTCATAATGCCATCCGGTTTCACACATCAGGCCGTGAAGACATGAGTTTACTTGAGAAAATCGTCTGTCTCGCGGACTATATCGAGCCTGGCCGTGATTTTCCCGGGGTTGAAAAGATACGTGAGCTGGCAAAAGTAAGTTTGGAAGAAGGACTAGTCGCTGGATTTGATTCTACGATTAGTTTACTACTGGAAAAACGCCGGGTGATTTTTCCGTTAACGGTACTGGCGCGTAATGATTTAGTTAGAATATTGGAGGATAAAATATGAGTGTACAACCAAGCAAGCTGTTAGAACTGGCCCTTAAGGCTGTTGAAGATAAAAAAGCAATGAACGTAGTGGCACTAGATTTGCGTAATGTTTCACCGATTAGTGATTATTTTGTTGTATGTCATGGTAATTCGGATATTCAAGTACAGTCCATCGCTACCGAAGTCCGCAAGGTGGTTCATGAAGCAGGCGGAGTGATCAAGGGGATCGAAGGGATGAATTCGGCACGCTGGGTGCTGATGGATCTTGGAGATGTTATCGTTCATATTTTCCACCGCGATGAACGTGAATATTACAATATCGAGCGTCTGTGGTCGGATGCCAAGGTAGTGGAGACTGTATGAGCTTGATTGCAGGAACTACAGTTACGCTTAATGTAGTAAGAGAGGTATCCCCGTACGGATTTTTTCTAAATGCCGGTGATCAGGATGTTATGCTGCATTATACGGAGCTTACCGAAAAGGTTAAGACGGGCGATAAAGTTGAAGTATTCATCTTCTTTGACACCGAGGATCGTCTAGCGGCAACGATGAAGAAACCGTTTCTGACGCTGGGCGAAATGGCCTTATTGGAAGTGGCTGATATTCATCCGCGGTTAGGTTGCTT
The window above is part of the Paenibacillus sp. FSL K6-0276 genome. Proteins encoded here:
- the rsfS gene encoding ribosome silencing factor, encoding MSVQPSKLLELALKAVEDKKAMNVVALDLRNVSPISDYFVVCHGNSDIQVQSIATEVRKVVHEAGGVIKGIEGMNSARWVLMDLGDVIVHIFHRDEREYYNIERLWSDAKVVETV
- the yqeK gene encoding bis(5'-nucleosyl)-tetraphosphatase (symmetrical) YqeK codes for the protein MAYSREALIEAVSTQMPAKRWKHTLGVMESSIQLAEQYGADPERAETAAILHDVAKYWPVERMKEIIEQNHLNLNLLKHDKQLWHSEVGAFVAEQDYGITDPDIHNAIRFHTSGREDMSLLEKIVCLADYIEPGRDFPGVEKIRELAKVSLEEGLVAGFDSTISLLLEKRRVIFPLTVLARNDLVRILEDKI